One genomic segment of Clavelina lepadiformis chromosome 3, kaClaLepa1.1, whole genome shotgun sequence includes these proteins:
- the LOC143449734 gene encoding uncharacterized protein LOC143449734, with protein sequence MFWYRYDIGGLRERIACADRFHIGWYKKSGVIGHTGIYIKIDDDVKISIDYGEAPKEMPPHPGSSSDVIKLPGTIGINVYVNQQTSIDSEVEQMLIKMKSSLEGGRELMFPFQLINDMLEVGRNMGEYHFVGNNCRDYVRRAMHKVSTYIEQEHWDIFCKKLKNIRIDDAMKITAGQTTAIAATATAGLVCPPAGLVLGLTTLAGQLSVLSGLSGSSRSSGSSSSSKSKCLSSSSAVLRSSSAVLRSSSSVLRSSSSVLRSSSVVLRSSSVVLRSSSVVLRSSSVVLRSSSSGVGPPSTASNSFPLALASLSFVLFLAGFWLLIPNELGLIMASVVVFGIFVAFVCLLAEGEERRQKTEEKPVKRWKFCS encoded by the coding sequence ATGTTCTGGTACAGATATGACATTGGCGGTCTTAGGGAGAGAATCGCTTGCGCGGATCGGTTCCACATTGGCTGGTACAAGAAAAGCGGTGTTATTGGCCACACAGGAATCTACATAAAGAttgatgatgacgtcaaaatatCAATAGACTATGGAGAAGCACCGAAGGAAATGCCTCCCCATCCAGGCTCGTCTTCTGACGTAATAAAGCTGCCTGGTACGATCGGCATCAACGTCTACGTTAACCAACAGACGTCGATCGACAGCGAAGTTGAACAAATGTTGATCAAAATGAAGAGCAGCTTGGAGGGCGGTAGAGAGCTGATGTTTCCTTTCCAACTGATCAACGATATGTTGGAGGTTGGCAGAAATATGGGGGAATACCATTTCGTCGGCAACAACTGTCGCGATTACGTTAGACGCGCGATGCATAAGGTCAGCACATATATTGAGCAGGAGCACTGGgatatattttgcaaaaaattaaagaatatTCGAATCGATGACGCGATGAAGATAACTGCGGGTCAAACTACGGCAATTGCAGCGACGGCCACTGCCGGGTTAGTCTGCCCCCCAGCTGGCCTTGTCCTTGGTCTTACCACGTTGGCGGGACAATTGTCTGTGTTGTCTGGCCTCTCCGGCTCATCAAGATCGTCAGGAAGTTCTTCTTCATCTAAATCGAAATGCCTTTCCTCATCATCAGCTGTATTGAGATCATCATCAGCTGTATTGAGATCATCATCTTCTGTATTGAGATCATCATCTTCTGTATTGAGATCATCATCAGTTGTATTGAGATCATCATCAGTTGTATTGAGATCATCATCAGTTGTATTGAGATCATCATCAGTTGTATTGAGATCATCATCTTCTGGAGTGGGACCCCCTTCAACAGCATCTAACTCTTTTCCATTAGCATTAGCTTCTTTATCATTCGTATTATTCTTGGCTGGTTTTTGGCTGCTTATCCCCAATGAGCTTGGGTTGATAATGGCGTCTGTCGTCGTGTTTGGCATCTTTGTGGCATTCGTGTGTCTGTTAGCAGAAGGAGAAGAGAGAAGACAGAAGACAGAAGAGAAACCAGTCAAGAGATGGAAATTCTGTTCTTAA